From the genome of Bubalus bubalis isolate 160015118507 breed Murrah chromosome 2, NDDB_SH_1, whole genome shotgun sequence, one region includes:
- the ATG9A gene encoding autophagy-related protein 9A isoform X1, with the protein MAQFDTEYQRLEASYSDSPPGEEDLLVHVPEGSKSPWHHIENLDLFFSRVYNLHQKNGFTCMLIGEIFELMQFLFVVAFTTFLVSCVDYDILFANKMVNHSLHPTEPVKVTLPDAFLPAQVCSARIQENGSLITILVIAGVFWVHRLIKFIYNICCYWEIHSFYLHALRIPMSALPYCTWQEVQARIVQTQKEHQICIHKRELTELDIYHRILRFQNYMVALVNKSLLPLRFRLPGLGEVVFFTRGLKYNFELILFWGPGSLFLNEWSLKAEYKRGGQRLELAQRLSNRILWIGIANFLLCPLILIWQILYAFFSYAEVLKREPGALGARCWSLYGRCYLRHFNELEHELQSRLNRGYKPASKYMNCFLSPLLTLLAKNCAFFAGSILAVLIALTIYDEDVLAVEHVLTTVTLLGVTVTVCRSFIPDQHMVFCPEQLLRVILAHIHYMPDHWQGNAHRSQTRDEFAQLFQYKAVFILEELLSPIVTPLILIFCLRPRALEIIDFFRNFTVEVVGVGDTCSFAQMDVRQHGHPQWLSGGQTEASVYQQAEDGKTELSLMHFAITNPGWQPPRESTAFLGFLKEQVQRDGAAAGLAQGGLLPENALFTSIQSLQSESEPLSLIANVVAGSSCRGPPLPRDLQGSRHRAEVASALRSFSPLQPGQAPTGRAPSTMTGSGVDARTASSGSSVWEGQLQSLVLSEYASTEMSLHALYMHQLHKQQAQAEPERHVWHRRESDESGESAPEEGGEGARAAQPIPRSASYPCAAPRPGAPETTALQGGFQRRYGGITDPGTVPRAPSHFSRLPLGGWAEDGQSASRHPEPVPEEGSEDELPPQVHKV; encoded by the exons ATGGCGCAGTTTGACACTGAATACCAGCGCCTAGAGGCCTCCTACAGCGATTCACCCCCTGGAGAGGAGGACCTGTTGGTGCATGTTCCTGAGGGGAGCAAGT CACCTTGGCACCACATCGAAAATCTTGACCTCTTCTTCTCTCGA GTTTATAATCTACACCAGAAGAATGGTTTCACTTGTATGCTCATCGGGGAGATCTTTGAGCTCAT GCAGTTCCTCTTTGTGGTTGCCTTTACCACCTTCCTGGTCAGCTGTGTGGACTACGACATCCTATTCGCCAATAAGATGGTGAACCACAGTCTTCACCCGACCGAGCCTGTCAAGGTCACTCTGCCAGATGCCTTTCTGCCTGCCCAAGTCTGTAGTGCCAG GATTCAGGAAAATGGCTCCCTTATCACCATCCTGGTCATCGCTGGTGTCTTCTGGGTCCACCGGCTCATCAAGTTTATCTATAACATTTGCTGCTACTGGGAGATCCACTCCTTCTACCTGCATGCTCTGCGAATCCCCATG TCGGCACTTCCATACTGCACATGGCAAGAAGTGCAGGCCCGGATCGTGCAGACCCAGAAGGAGCACCAGATCTGCATCCACAAGCGTGAGTTGACAGAGCTGGACATCTACCACCGCATCCTCCGGTTCCAGAACTACATGGTGGCGCTGGTGAACAAGTCCCTCCTGCCCCTGCGCTTCCGCCTGCCCGGTCTCGGGGAGGTTGTCTTCTTCACCCGGGGCCTCAAGTACAACTTCGAGCTGATCCTCTTCTGGGGACCTGGCTCTCTCTTTCTCAACGAATGGAGCCTCAAGGCTGAGTACAAACGTGGGGGGCAACGGCTGGAGCTGGCCCAGCGCCTCAGCAACCGCATCCTGTGGATTGGAATTGCCAACTTCCTGCTGTGCCCCCTCATCCTCATCTGGCAGATCCTCTACGCCTTCTTCAGTTATGCCGAGGTGCTCAAGCGGGAGCCGGGTGCCCTGGGTGCGCGCTGCTGGTCGCTCTACGGCCGCTGCTACCTCCGCCACTTCAACGAGCTGGAGCACGAGCTGCAGTCCCGCCTCAACCGAGGCTACAAGCCCGCATCCAAGTACATGAATTGCTTCTTGTCACCGCTGCTGACACTGCTGGCCAAGAACTGCGCCTTCTTCGCTGGCTCCATCCTGGCCGTGCTTATTGCCCTCACCATCTACGATGAAGACGTGCTGGCTGTGGAACACGTCCTCACTACCGTCACACTCCTGGGGGTCACCGTGACCGTGTGCAG GTCCTTTATCCCAGACCAGCACATGGTGTTCTGCCCTGAGCAGCTGCTCCGCGTGATCCTCGCTCACATCCACTACATGCCTGACCACTGGCAGGGTAATGCCCACCGCTCGCAGACCCGGGACGAGTTTGCCCAGCTCTTCCAGTACAAGGCA gTGTTCATCCTGGAGGAGTTACTGAGCCCCATTGTCACACCTCTCATCCTCATCTTCTGTCTGCGCCCACGGGCCCTGGAGATTATAGACTTCTTCCGCAATTTCACCGTGGAAGTTGTCGGTGTTGGAGACACCTGCTCCTTCGCTCAGATGGATGTTCGCCAGCATGGGCATCCCCAG TGGCTGTCCGGTGGGCAGACGGAGGCCTCAGTGTACCAGCAGGCCGAGGATGGGAAGACAGAGTTGTCACTCATGCACTTTGCCATCACCAACCCTGGCTGGCAGCCACCACGTGAGAGCACGGCCTTCCTAGGTTTCCTGAAGGAGCAAGTTCAGCGGGATGGAGCAGCTGCTGGCCTTGCCCAAGGGGGTCTGCTCCCGGAAAATGCCCTCTTTACGTCCATCCAGTCCTTACAATCCGAGTCTGAG CCACTGAGCCTTATTGCAAATGTGGTAGCTGGCTCATCCTGCCGGGGCCCCCCACTGCCTAGAGACCTGCAGGGCTCCAGGCACAGGGCTGAAGTTGCCTCTGCTCTGCGCTCCTTCTCGCCTCTGCAGCCTGGTCAGGCTCCCACGGGCCGGGCTCCCAGCACCATGACAGGCTCTGG GGTGGATGCCAGGACAGCCAGCTCCGGGAGCAGTGTGTGGGAAGGCCAACTGCAGAGCCTGGTGCTGTCAGAATATGCATCCACTGAGATGAGCCTGCATGCCCTCTACATGCACCAG CTCCACAAGCAGCAGGCCCAGGCTGAACCTGAGCGGCATGTGTGGCACCGCCGGGAGAGTGATGAGAGTGGGGAGAGTGCCCCTGAAGAGGGGGGAGAGGGGGCCCGGGCCGCCCAGCCTATCCCCCGCTCTGCAAGCTATCCCTGTGCTGCACCCCGGCCTGGAGCTCCTGAGACCACTGCCCTGCAGGGGGGCTTCCAGAGGCGTTATGGAGGCATCACAG ATCCTGGCACAGTGCCCCGGGCTCCCTCTCACTTCTCTCGGCTGCCCCTGGGAGGATGGGCTGAAGATGGGCAGTCAGCATCAAGGCACCCGGAGCCTGTGCCCGAAGAGGGCTCAGAGGATGAGCTCCCCCCTCAGGTGCACAAG GTATAG
- the ANKZF1 gene encoding ankyrin repeat and zinc finger domain-containing protein 1 isoform X4: MSPAPAATQAPVSVSLFDLSTDAPVLQGLRLVSHFPEEALAQSLQTSCPGTEEQISPERRPFQGPLDISEKLFCSTCDQVFQNHQEQREHYKLDWHRFNLKQRLKDKPVLSALDFEKQSSTGDLSSISGSEDSDSDSEEDLQILDEERADLEKPTRPRGFHPHRVLFQNAQGQFLYAYRCVLGPRQVPLEEPELLLQNLQSGGPRDCVVLMAAAGHFAGAIFQGREVLTHKTFHRYTVRAKRGIAQGLRDARGAAAHSAGASLRRYNEAALYKEVRDLLAGPDWAKALEEAGTILLRAPRSGRSLFFGGREAPLRRGDPRLWDIPLATRRPTFQELQRVIHKLTTLYIHGEDPRETSRLDLPQTHRKRVRERKVIEEESKVPSDENEALGQNKEAPTQGSESEGGDGSQVELELVEVTLGTLDLLEFDVFPKQRRRKRNKRERKQDLESGAQMTLSQQPKEDEALSGSAPLRPPWDEATSPCQSELWDVLLAACRAGDVGMLKDRFTASPIHPGVLPLLSAPLGSGGFTLLHAAAAAGRGSVVRLLLEAGIPELGHRIQLQLTDRHAMNSGGSWRRIQMLMITAKLRCRGR, encoded by the exons ATGTCGCCGGCTCCAGCTGCAACCCAGGCTCCTGTGTCGGTCTCCCTGTTTGACCTCAGCACGGATGCTCCGGTCCTTCAGGGCCTGCGCCTGGTGAGCCACTTTCCCGAGGAGGCCTTGGCCCAGTCTCTGCAGACTTCCTGTCCAG GTACAGAGGAGCAAATAAGCCCAGAAAGAAGACCATTCCAGGGTCCTCTGGATATTTCAGAGAAGTTGTTTTGTTCAACCTGTGACCAAGTCTTCCAGAACCACCAGGAACAG AGGGAACATTACAAGCTTGACTGGCATCGGTTTAACCTAAAGCAGCGTCTAAAGGACAAGCCTGTCCTGTCTGCCCTGGACTTTGAAAAGCAGAGTTCGACAG GTGATCTTTCCAGCATCTCAGGATCAGAAGACTCAGACTCAGACAGTGAGGAGGATCTGCAGATACTGGATGAGGAGAGGGCTGACTTGGAGAAGCCTACACGACCCCGAGGCTTCCACCCGCATCGGGTTCTTTTCCAGAATGCCCAGGGCCAGTTTCTTTATGCCTATCGCTGTGTCCTAGGCCCTCGCCAG GTGCCCCTTGAAGAACCAGAACTGCTCCTTCAGAACCTGCAGAGTGGAGGTCCCAGGGACTGTGTGGTGCTCATGGCTGCTGCTGGGCACTTTGCTGGTGCCATTTTCCAAGG ACGAGAAGTGTTGACACACAAAACCTTTCACCGCTACACAGTGCGGGCCAAGCGGGGCATAGCCCAGGGGCTTCGGGATGCCCGGGGTGCAGCTGCTCACTCTGCTGGGGCCAGTCTGAGGCGCTACAATGAAGCCGCACTCTATAAG GAAGTTCGTGACCTGCTGGCAGGGCCAGACTGGGCTAAGGCACTGGAGGAGGCTGGGACAATACTGCTGCGTGCACCCCGCTCTGGCCGGTCCTTGTTCTTCGGGGGCCGTGAGGCTCCCCTGCGCCGGGGAGATCCCCGACTTTGGGATATCCCCCTCGCTACCCGAAGACCCACCTTTCAAGAGCTACAGCGTGTAATCCATAAGCTGACCACGTTATACATCCATG GAGAAGACCCCCGGGAGACAAGCAGGTTGGACTTACCTCAGACACACAGgaagagagtgagagaaaggaaGGTTATCGAGGAAGAAAGCAAAGTCCCCAGTGATGAAAATGAGGCACTTGGGCAGAACAAGGAAGCTCCCACACAGG GATCAGAGTCAGAAGGAGGAGATGGCTCCCAGGTAGAGTTGGAGCTAGTAGAGGTGACACTGGGAACGCTGGATCTTCTTGAGTTTGACGTATTTCCCAagcaaaggaggagaaaaaggaataagagggagagaaagcaagACCTGGAGTCTGGGGCACAAATGACTCTTTCCCAGCAACCAAAGGAAGATGAGGCCCTTTCAGGGTCAGCCCCTTTGCGGCCTCCCTGGGATGAGGCCACGTCCCCCTGTCAGTCGGAGCTCTGGGATGTGCTTCTAGCTGCTTGCCGAGCTGGAGATGTGGGGATGCTGAAGGACCGATTCACTGCCAGCCCCATACACCCTGGAGTTCTGCCTCTGCTCAGTGCCCCCTTGGGCTCCGGTGGCTTCACTCTCCTGCACGCAGCAGCCGCAGCTGGGAGAGGCTCAGTGGTTCGCCTGCTGCTGGAGGCAG GGATTCCCGAGCTCGGCCACCGTATACAGTTGCAGCTGACAGATCGACACGCAATGAATTCCGGAGGTTCATGGAGAAGAATCCAGATGCTTATGATTACAGCAAAGCTCAG GTGCCGGGGCCGCTAA
- the ANKZF1 gene encoding ankyrin repeat and zinc finger domain-containing protein 1 isoform X1 — MSPAPAATQAPVSVSLFDLSTDAPVLQGLRLVSHFPEEALAQSLQTSCPGTEEQISPERRPFQGPLDISEKLFCSTCDQVFQNHQEQREHYKLDWHRFNLKQRLKDKPVLSALDFEKQSSTGDLSSISGSEDSDSDSEEDLQILDEERADLEKPTRPRGFHPHRVLFQNAQGQFLYAYRCVLGPRQVPLEEPELLLQNLQSGGPRDCVVLMAAAGHFAGAIFQGREVLTHKTFHRYTVRAKRGIAQGLRDARGAAAHSAGASLRRYNEAALYKEVRDLLAGPDWAKALEEAGTILLRAPRSGRSLFFGGREAPLRRGDPRLWDIPLATRRPTFQELQRVIHKLTTLYIHGEDPRETSRLDLPQTHRKRVRERKVIEEESKVPSDENEALGQNKEAPTQGSESEGGDGSQVELELVEVTLGTLDLLEFDVFPKQRRRKRNKRERKQDLESGAQMTLSQQPKEDEALSGSAPLRPPWDEATSPCQSELWDVLLAACRAGDVGMLKDRFTASPIHPGVLPLLSAPLGSGGFTLLHAAAAAGRGSVVRLLLEAGADPTVQDSRARPPYTVAADRSTRNEFRRFMEKNPDAYDYSKAQVPGPLTAEMEARQATRRREQKAARRHREEQQRKRQEQEKQEQEEQQRFAALSDREKRALAAERRLAAQLGALNPQTPDPAVTVSNIPRCWSCGMSLQGLVPFHYLDFSFCSTRCLRDHRCQAGKPSS, encoded by the exons ATGTCGCCGGCTCCAGCTGCAACCCAGGCTCCTGTGTCGGTCTCCCTGTTTGACCTCAGCACGGATGCTCCGGTCCTTCAGGGCCTGCGCCTGGTGAGCCACTTTCCCGAGGAGGCCTTGGCCCAGTCTCTGCAGACTTCCTGTCCAG GTACAGAGGAGCAAATAAGCCCAGAAAGAAGACCATTCCAGGGTCCTCTGGATATTTCAGAGAAGTTGTTTTGTTCAACCTGTGACCAAGTCTTCCAGAACCACCAGGAACAG AGGGAACATTACAAGCTTGACTGGCATCGGTTTAACCTAAAGCAGCGTCTAAAGGACAAGCCTGTCCTGTCTGCCCTGGACTTTGAAAAGCAGAGTTCGACAG GTGATCTTTCCAGCATCTCAGGATCAGAAGACTCAGACTCAGACAGTGAGGAGGATCTGCAGATACTGGATGAGGAGAGGGCTGACTTGGAGAAGCCTACACGACCCCGAGGCTTCCACCCGCATCGGGTTCTTTTCCAGAATGCCCAGGGCCAGTTTCTTTATGCCTATCGCTGTGTCCTAGGCCCTCGCCAG GTGCCCCTTGAAGAACCAGAACTGCTCCTTCAGAACCTGCAGAGTGGAGGTCCCAGGGACTGTGTGGTGCTCATGGCTGCTGCTGGGCACTTTGCTGGTGCCATTTTCCAAGG ACGAGAAGTGTTGACACACAAAACCTTTCACCGCTACACAGTGCGGGCCAAGCGGGGCATAGCCCAGGGGCTTCGGGATGCCCGGGGTGCAGCTGCTCACTCTGCTGGGGCCAGTCTGAGGCGCTACAATGAAGCCGCACTCTATAAG GAAGTTCGTGACCTGCTGGCAGGGCCAGACTGGGCTAAGGCACTGGAGGAGGCTGGGACAATACTGCTGCGTGCACCCCGCTCTGGCCGGTCCTTGTTCTTCGGGGGCCGTGAGGCTCCCCTGCGCCGGGGAGATCCCCGACTTTGGGATATCCCCCTCGCTACCCGAAGACCCACCTTTCAAGAGCTACAGCGTGTAATCCATAAGCTGACCACGTTATACATCCATG GAGAAGACCCCCGGGAGACAAGCAGGTTGGACTTACCTCAGACACACAGgaagagagtgagagaaaggaaGGTTATCGAGGAAGAAAGCAAAGTCCCCAGTGATGAAAATGAGGCACTTGGGCAGAACAAGGAAGCTCCCACACAGG GATCAGAGTCAGAAGGAGGAGATGGCTCCCAGGTAGAGTTGGAGCTAGTAGAGGTGACACTGGGAACGCTGGATCTTCTTGAGTTTGACGTATTTCCCAagcaaaggaggagaaaaaggaataagagggagagaaagcaagACCTGGAGTCTGGGGCACAAATGACTCTTTCCCAGCAACCAAAGGAAGATGAGGCCCTTTCAGGGTCAGCCCCTTTGCGGCCTCCCTGGGATGAGGCCACGTCCCCCTGTCAGTCGGAGCTCTGGGATGTGCTTCTAGCTGCTTGCCGAGCTGGAGATGTGGGGATGCTGAAGGACCGATTCACTGCCAGCCCCATACACCCTGGAGTTCTGCCTCTGCTCAGTGCCCCCTTGGGCTCCGGTGGCTTCACTCTCCTGCACGCAGCAGCCGCAGCTGGGAGAGGCTCAGTGGTTCGCCTGCTGCTGGAGGCAGGTGCGGACCCCACTGTGCA GGATTCCCGAGCTCGGCCACCGTATACAGTTGCAGCTGACAGATCGACACGCAATGAATTCCGGAGGTTCATGGAGAAGAATCCAGATGCTTATGATTACAGCAAAGCTCAG GTGCCGGGGCCGCTAACAGCAGAAATGGAGGCACGGCAGGCCACTCGGAGAAGGGAGCAGAAGGCAGCCCGGCGGCACAGGGAGGAACAGCAGCGGAAGCGGCAggagcaggagaagcaggagcaaGAAGAGCAGCAGCGATTTGCTGCCCTCAGCGACCGGGAGAAG AGAGCTCTGGCTGCAGAGCGCAGACTAGCTGCCCAGTTGGGAGCCCTCAACCCTCAGACCCCCGACCCCGCCGTCACAGTCAGCAATATTCC ACGCTGCTGGAGTTGTGGGATGTCTCTCCAAGGCCTTGTTCCTTTTCACTACCTTGACTTCTCTTTCTGCTCCACACGCTGCCTCCGGGATCATCGCTGTCAGgctgggaagccctcttcctgA
- the ANKZF1 gene encoding ankyrin repeat and zinc finger domain-containing protein 1 isoform X3 — protein MSPAPAATQAPVSVSLFDLSTDAPVLQGLRLVSHFPEEALAQSLQTSCPGTEEQISPERRPFQGPLDISEKLFCSTCDQVFQNHQEQREHYKLDWHRFNLKQRLKDKPVLSALDFEKQSSTGDLSSISGSEDSDSDSEEDLQILDEERADLEKPTRPRGFHPHRVLFQNAQGQFLYAYRCVLGPRQVPLEEPELLLQNLQSGGPRDCVVLMAAAGHFAGAIFQGREVLTHKTFHRYTVRAKRGIAQGLRDARGAAAHSAGASLRRYNEAALYKEVRDLLAGPDWAKALEEAGTILLRAPRSGRSLFFGGREAPLRRGDPRLWDIPLATRRPTFQELQRVIHKLTTLYIHGEDPRETSRLDLPQTHRKRVRERKVIEEESKVPSDENEALGQNKEAPTQGSESEGGDGSQVELELVEVTLGTLDLLEFDVFPKQRRRKRNKRERKQDLESGAQMTLSQQPKEDEALSGSAPLRPPWDEATSPCQSELWDVLLAACRAGDVGMLKDRFTASPIHPGVLPLLSAPLGSGGFTLLHAAAAAGRGSVVRLLLEAGADPTVQDSRARPPYTVAADRSTRNEFRRFMEKNPDAYDYSKAQVPGPLTAEMEARQATRRREQKAARRHREEQQRKRQEQEKQEQEEQQRFAALSDREKTLLELWDVSPRPCSFSLP, from the exons ATGTCGCCGGCTCCAGCTGCAACCCAGGCTCCTGTGTCGGTCTCCCTGTTTGACCTCAGCACGGATGCTCCGGTCCTTCAGGGCCTGCGCCTGGTGAGCCACTTTCCCGAGGAGGCCTTGGCCCAGTCTCTGCAGACTTCCTGTCCAG GTACAGAGGAGCAAATAAGCCCAGAAAGAAGACCATTCCAGGGTCCTCTGGATATTTCAGAGAAGTTGTTTTGTTCAACCTGTGACCAAGTCTTCCAGAACCACCAGGAACAG AGGGAACATTACAAGCTTGACTGGCATCGGTTTAACCTAAAGCAGCGTCTAAAGGACAAGCCTGTCCTGTCTGCCCTGGACTTTGAAAAGCAGAGTTCGACAG GTGATCTTTCCAGCATCTCAGGATCAGAAGACTCAGACTCAGACAGTGAGGAGGATCTGCAGATACTGGATGAGGAGAGGGCTGACTTGGAGAAGCCTACACGACCCCGAGGCTTCCACCCGCATCGGGTTCTTTTCCAGAATGCCCAGGGCCAGTTTCTTTATGCCTATCGCTGTGTCCTAGGCCCTCGCCAG GTGCCCCTTGAAGAACCAGAACTGCTCCTTCAGAACCTGCAGAGTGGAGGTCCCAGGGACTGTGTGGTGCTCATGGCTGCTGCTGGGCACTTTGCTGGTGCCATTTTCCAAGG ACGAGAAGTGTTGACACACAAAACCTTTCACCGCTACACAGTGCGGGCCAAGCGGGGCATAGCCCAGGGGCTTCGGGATGCCCGGGGTGCAGCTGCTCACTCTGCTGGGGCCAGTCTGAGGCGCTACAATGAAGCCGCACTCTATAAG GAAGTTCGTGACCTGCTGGCAGGGCCAGACTGGGCTAAGGCACTGGAGGAGGCTGGGACAATACTGCTGCGTGCACCCCGCTCTGGCCGGTCCTTGTTCTTCGGGGGCCGTGAGGCTCCCCTGCGCCGGGGAGATCCCCGACTTTGGGATATCCCCCTCGCTACCCGAAGACCCACCTTTCAAGAGCTACAGCGTGTAATCCATAAGCTGACCACGTTATACATCCATG GAGAAGACCCCCGGGAGACAAGCAGGTTGGACTTACCTCAGACACACAGgaagagagtgagagaaaggaaGGTTATCGAGGAAGAAAGCAAAGTCCCCAGTGATGAAAATGAGGCACTTGGGCAGAACAAGGAAGCTCCCACACAGG GATCAGAGTCAGAAGGAGGAGATGGCTCCCAGGTAGAGTTGGAGCTAGTAGAGGTGACACTGGGAACGCTGGATCTTCTTGAGTTTGACGTATTTCCCAagcaaaggaggagaaaaaggaataagagggagagaaagcaagACCTGGAGTCTGGGGCACAAATGACTCTTTCCCAGCAACCAAAGGAAGATGAGGCCCTTTCAGGGTCAGCCCCTTTGCGGCCTCCCTGGGATGAGGCCACGTCCCCCTGTCAGTCGGAGCTCTGGGATGTGCTTCTAGCTGCTTGCCGAGCTGGAGATGTGGGGATGCTGAAGGACCGATTCACTGCCAGCCCCATACACCCTGGAGTTCTGCCTCTGCTCAGTGCCCCCTTGGGCTCCGGTGGCTTCACTCTCCTGCACGCAGCAGCCGCAGCTGGGAGAGGCTCAGTGGTTCGCCTGCTGCTGGAGGCAGGTGCGGACCCCACTGTGCA GGATTCCCGAGCTCGGCCACCGTATACAGTTGCAGCTGACAGATCGACACGCAATGAATTCCGGAGGTTCATGGAGAAGAATCCAGATGCTTATGATTACAGCAAAGCTCAG GTGCCGGGGCCGCTAACAGCAGAAATGGAGGCACGGCAGGCCACTCGGAGAAGGGAGCAGAAGGCAGCCCGGCGGCACAGGGAGGAACAGCAGCGGAAGCGGCAggagcaggagaagcaggagcaaGAAGAGCAGCAGCGATTTGCTGCCCTCAGCGACCGGGAGAAG ACGCTGCTGGAGTTGTGGGATGTCTCTCCAAGGCCTTGTTCCTTTTCACTACCTTGA
- the ANKZF1 gene encoding ankyrin repeat and zinc finger domain-containing protein 1 isoform X2, which produces MSPAPAATQAPVSVSLFDLSTDAPVLQGLRLVSHFPEEALAQSLQTSCPGTEEQISPERRPFQGPLDISEKLFCSTCDQVFQNHQEQREHYKLDWHRFNLKQRLKDKPVLSALDFEKQSSTGDLSSISGSEDSDSDSEEDLQILDEERADLEKPTRPRGFHPHRVLFQNAQGQFLYAYRCVLGPRQVPLEEPELLLQNLQSGGPRDCVVLMAAAGHFAGAIFQGREVLTHKTFHRYTVRAKRGIAQGLRDARGAAAHSAGASLRRYNEAALYKEVRDLLAGPDWAKALEEAGTILLRAPRSGRSLFFGGREAPLRRGDPRLWDIPLATRRPTFQELQRVIHKLTTLYIHGSESEGGDGSQVELELVEVTLGTLDLLEFDVFPKQRRRKRNKRERKQDLESGAQMTLSQQPKEDEALSGSAPLRPPWDEATSPCQSELWDVLLAACRAGDVGMLKDRFTASPIHPGVLPLLSAPLGSGGFTLLHAAAAAGRGSVVRLLLEAGADPTVQDSRARPPYTVAADRSTRNEFRRFMEKNPDAYDYSKAQVPGPLTAEMEARQATRRREQKAARRHREEQQRKRQEQEKQEQEEQQRFAALSDREKRALAAERRLAAQLGALNPQTPDPAVTVSNIPRCWSCGMSLQGLVPFHYLDFSFCSTRCLRDHRCQAGKPSS; this is translated from the exons ATGTCGCCGGCTCCAGCTGCAACCCAGGCTCCTGTGTCGGTCTCCCTGTTTGACCTCAGCACGGATGCTCCGGTCCTTCAGGGCCTGCGCCTGGTGAGCCACTTTCCCGAGGAGGCCTTGGCCCAGTCTCTGCAGACTTCCTGTCCAG GTACAGAGGAGCAAATAAGCCCAGAAAGAAGACCATTCCAGGGTCCTCTGGATATTTCAGAGAAGTTGTTTTGTTCAACCTGTGACCAAGTCTTCCAGAACCACCAGGAACAG AGGGAACATTACAAGCTTGACTGGCATCGGTTTAACCTAAAGCAGCGTCTAAAGGACAAGCCTGTCCTGTCTGCCCTGGACTTTGAAAAGCAGAGTTCGACAG GTGATCTTTCCAGCATCTCAGGATCAGAAGACTCAGACTCAGACAGTGAGGAGGATCTGCAGATACTGGATGAGGAGAGGGCTGACTTGGAGAAGCCTACACGACCCCGAGGCTTCCACCCGCATCGGGTTCTTTTCCAGAATGCCCAGGGCCAGTTTCTTTATGCCTATCGCTGTGTCCTAGGCCCTCGCCAG GTGCCCCTTGAAGAACCAGAACTGCTCCTTCAGAACCTGCAGAGTGGAGGTCCCAGGGACTGTGTGGTGCTCATGGCTGCTGCTGGGCACTTTGCTGGTGCCATTTTCCAAGG ACGAGAAGTGTTGACACACAAAACCTTTCACCGCTACACAGTGCGGGCCAAGCGGGGCATAGCCCAGGGGCTTCGGGATGCCCGGGGTGCAGCTGCTCACTCTGCTGGGGCCAGTCTGAGGCGCTACAATGAAGCCGCACTCTATAAG GAAGTTCGTGACCTGCTGGCAGGGCCAGACTGGGCTAAGGCACTGGAGGAGGCTGGGACAATACTGCTGCGTGCACCCCGCTCTGGCCGGTCCTTGTTCTTCGGGGGCCGTGAGGCTCCCCTGCGCCGGGGAGATCCCCGACTTTGGGATATCCCCCTCGCTACCCGAAGACCCACCTTTCAAGAGCTACAGCGTGTAATCCATAAGCTGACCACGTTATACATCCATG GATCAGAGTCAGAAGGAGGAGATGGCTCCCAGGTAGAGTTGGAGCTAGTAGAGGTGACACTGGGAACGCTGGATCTTCTTGAGTTTGACGTATTTCCCAagcaaaggaggagaaaaaggaataagagggagagaaagcaagACCTGGAGTCTGGGGCACAAATGACTCTTTCCCAGCAACCAAAGGAAGATGAGGCCCTTTCAGGGTCAGCCCCTTTGCGGCCTCCCTGGGATGAGGCCACGTCCCCCTGTCAGTCGGAGCTCTGGGATGTGCTTCTAGCTGCTTGCCGAGCTGGAGATGTGGGGATGCTGAAGGACCGATTCACTGCCAGCCCCATACACCCTGGAGTTCTGCCTCTGCTCAGTGCCCCCTTGGGCTCCGGTGGCTTCACTCTCCTGCACGCAGCAGCCGCAGCTGGGAGAGGCTCAGTGGTTCGCCTGCTGCTGGAGGCAGGTGCGGACCCCACTGTGCA GGATTCCCGAGCTCGGCCACCGTATACAGTTGCAGCTGACAGATCGACACGCAATGAATTCCGGAGGTTCATGGAGAAGAATCCAGATGCTTATGATTACAGCAAAGCTCAG GTGCCGGGGCCGCTAACAGCAGAAATGGAGGCACGGCAGGCCACTCGGAGAAGGGAGCAGAAGGCAGCCCGGCGGCACAGGGAGGAACAGCAGCGGAAGCGGCAggagcaggagaagcaggagcaaGAAGAGCAGCAGCGATTTGCTGCCCTCAGCGACCGGGAGAAG AGAGCTCTGGCTGCAGAGCGCAGACTAGCTGCCCAGTTGGGAGCCCTCAACCCTCAGACCCCCGACCCCGCCGTCACAGTCAGCAATATTCC ACGCTGCTGGAGTTGTGGGATGTCTCTCCAAGGCCTTGTTCCTTTTCACTACCTTGACTTCTCTTTCTGCTCCACACGCTGCCTCCGGGATCATCGCTGTCAGgctgggaagccctcttcctgA